The DNA segment CATCGTCTTTGCGAGCGGCCTCGGTTGGGATGCGGCGACACCCTTGCATCTGGAATTGACGCTCAAGGATTCCCGTCGCGCCTTCATGCCGCTGGCTCCGATCAGCGTTCCGCCCCGCTTGGCCGCACTTCGCCAGATCAGTTCCATCGATCCGGCAAACTGGGGACTCGCGGAAATCGTCGATCGCCAGATCGTTCCCTTTCTCTGTGCATCCGAGGCTTCCGCGCCGCGCGTCGGCACCATCCTTGATGCCGGTCCCTTCGAGCAAGCGGGAGGCCCGCCGATCGTCATAGCCGCCGAGGACTCTGAAGAAGGAGACATGGCCCCCTTCCTCGGGCTCTTGGCGCTCGATCCCGAGACCCGGCGCGCACCCATCGCCCTCGTCCTGACCGCGGAACGCTTTCGGCGGCACGCCGGCCGCATCAGGGACCTGGCGCAATTCTACCGGCTGTCACTCAGGCTCATATCGGCTGCGGAGAGCGGCGATCTCTACGATCTCCTGGAAACAGGAATTCGGGCGATCTCGCATGAGACGGTGGTTCTGCTTGCCGGCTCGCTGTTGCCGAACCGGGTCGGCTGGTACGGCAAGCTCGTCGCTGCCCATGAGGCGAATGGGGGCATCATTTCCCCTACGCTTGCCTATGAGGACCATTCTGTTCGCTGGGCCGGGACCTGGTCGTCTGGACAATCCGAATATCCGGCCGCGGGGCGCTATGCGGGTTACCCGCTGAGCGCGGTCACAGGTCTTAAGTTGACGCAGGTCGCGGCAGCCTCGTTCGAATGCTGCATCATGCCACGCGAAGCCTTCCTCCTCGCCGGCGGCTTTTCCGGCGGCTATCTCGGCTCTCAGCAAAAGGGACTGGACCTTGGCCTGAGGCTCAGCCGCGACGGAATGCCCTCCTACTGGCTGCCATCGGTGCAGATGCTGGGGGCCGATGAGACGCCCGGCGCGGCGGCGGCTCCCCTCGTCGAGCGGATCGACCGCAGAATATTCGCTGCCCGTTGGGCTCCCGCCCCGGAAGGCGAAGGCAATTGGCTCGAAGAGGTCCCCGCATGAGCGATCGTCTCCGCGTTCTCGTTGTTTCGCATGGACATCCGGCGATGTCGCTGGGCGGGGCTGAGATTGCTTCCCACAGCCTTCACAAGGGCCTGAACACGTTGCCGGGGGTTGAATCGATCTATCTGGCGCGCGTCGGCCATCCGGTTCCGCGCCACGGTGCGTCAGCTCTCATGAGCCACCGTCTCGCGCCGGATGAAGTGCTCTTCCACGCCGACGATTACGACCACTTCTTCCTCTCCAACGGCGATACGGATGCAATCCGGCGCGACCTCTTGCGCTTTGTCGGCGATCTTAAGCCCCATGTGGTCCACTTCCATCATCTGATCGGCATGGGAGTGGAGGCCCTCTACGCTCTTCGCGAAGCATTGCCGGAAGCGATTATCGTGGTGACCTTCCACGAGTATCTTTCGATCTGCCACAATCACGGGCAAATGGTGAAGCGACCGTCAGGCCAACTCTGCAGCAAGGCTTCTCCGATCAGCTGCCACGGCTGCTTTCCCGAAATCCCCGTCTCCCGTTTCCTGAAGCGCGAACAGTTCCTGCGCGGCATGCTCGGCCTCGCCGACGCCTTCGTCTCCCCGAGCATGTTCCTCGCCACGCGATATGTCGAATGGGGAATCGACGCGGAGAAACTCTCCGTGATCGAAAATGGGATAGTGGCTGGCGAGCGCGCGCCCGTGCGAGACCTGCCGGTTCAGACCGCCCGGCGAAACCGCTTCGCCTATTTCGGGCAGATGACGCCTTTCAAGGGCGTCGACGTGCTAATCGATGCGGTTTCGCGTGTGCCGCAGGAGATCTGGGGCGAAGATTCCTGCCTGATGATCTTCGGCGGTAACCTTGAACGCCAGCCGACCGAATTCCAGGACCGGGTCAAGAAGCTCATTGACGACGCCGGTCGCAGGGTGCGCTTCTACGGTGCCTATCAGAACGCGGACATGCCGCGGCTCATGCGTTCGGCCGACTGGGTAATGTTGCCTTCGATTTGGTGGGAGAACTCGCCGGTGGTTATCCAGGAGGCCTTGCATCACCGTCGGCCGATCATCTGCTCTGATATCGGCGGCATGGCCGAGAAGGTTCAGGACGGCAGGGATGGGTTGCATTTCCGCGCGGGCAGCGCCCAGGACCTCGCCGACCGGCTTATCGAAGTGCTGGCCGAGCCACAGGTTTGGGATCGACTGCATGCAACCCTGCGGCCGCCGACCAGCCATGTCGACGCGGCTCGCGCCCATGCAGAGCTCTATCGCCGGCTTCTCAGAGAAAAACGGAGCGCGATGGATGGCGGGCACTACGATCCGGTCTCGCTGACCGCCTGAAGCTTTGGGAAGAAGTGCGTCATGTCTCCCGAAGAGTGAAACGATATCGAGTCCGCAGCGTCGTCCAAATGGTCCTGGAGTCTCCACATGCTCATCTATTCCGACGAAAACCTCGAGGTGATACATCGCCCCGGATCGTCGGCGTATCTTCTCGTCACCTTCAATGAAATGGAAATGCAGGCGAACGGCAGTCGCTTCTGGGGTCAGCGGCTCTGCGAGAAAGCGGACATTGCCGCGCTCGGGTTCATCAGCAGGCGGCCGAACTGGTTTCCGGCGGCAAGCGTCGTGAAGGCGGTGAGCGCGGCGGCGCCGATACTTCGCGCAGCGTCGGAGCGCATCCTCTACGGCCATTCACAAGGCGGCTACGCGGCGCTGCGCTACCGGCGACGCTTTGACGCCACCGTCGCCATCGCCTTTTGTCCGCAACTGTCGATAGACCCCAAGGCCGTGCCTTTCGACGGTCGCTTCACGCGTCATTTCGTGCCCGATCTCCATGCCAATATGGGGATTGCAGCCGACCACGCTGCCGGCCGGGCCTATATTTTCTACGACCCCTTCCATGCCGTCGATCGCCGCCACGCCGAGAGGATTGCGACGCTGCAAACGGATACGCGCCTCATCCCCGTGCACATGACGGGACATGGCACCGTACGGGCATTCACCGGATCGGCGCGCGCCCTTTCGCTTATCGAGGCCTGCCGTTCAGACGATGACCCGGGCCTGCGCACCCTCGCCCGCTCCGCCCGGGTCGATGCTCCCATGCGCCCCTATCAAATCGCAGTCACGGCGATCGCCCGCCATCCGGCCTGGGCCGACCGGTTTCAGCAGCGCTTTGAAAGTGGTTTTTCGCCCGTCGAGCGGGTCAACTTCCTCTATCATCGCGCCAACCGCCACATCCGCGACGGCGAGCTCGCGGTTGCACGCGACAAGCTAGCCGAGGTCGTGGCGCTGCAACCGGGCGATCCAGGCTTCGCGCGCCGGCTGCAAGAGCTCGATAGCCGCATGGCTCGCGCGCTCCAGGCTCAGGACCCACAAGTCACCTTGGGTGCGGCAGCTCTTTAGCGGCAAAAAAGAACTTCAGGTCCTGGCTCGATGGAGGACAATTCGCCGGGTCTTCCTGCGATTGGTATCTCAAGGACCTGCCGCTTGAACGGCTGAGCGCCGGCGATGTCCTCATCGCCTATGAACTGAATGGCGCGCCGCTGGCGGCAGAGCATGGCTTTTCGGCGCGGCTCGTGGTGCCGGGTTACTATGGTACGAATAGCGTCAAGTGGCTGTGGAGGCTGCAGCTTGCCGCACGGAGGGCGGACGGGCTTTTCACGACCACTCTTTACAACGACGCGAGCGATGCACGGGACATCGCGGCGGGCCTGCCGCCGCAGCGGCCGGTCTGGGCGCTGGCACCGGAATCAATCATCGTGGCTCCTGCACCCGACGCAGTGGTCGCGCTTCGCGAGTCGGTCGAAATCTGGGGATGGGCTTGGTCGTTCCGCGGCATCGCCAGCGTGCAGGTCAGCACCGATGGAGGGAACACCTACAGGCATGCGACGGTTCAGCCGAGGCGCGGCTGGACCTGGCAGCGCTTTTCGCTGCAGTGGCAGCCGGGCCTTCGGGGCGTCGCACACCTTAGCGCCCGTGCCATCGAGGCTGGCGGCGCGGCGCAACCGGTCGAGGCGGTACGTAACGCAGTCCACACGGTACGCGTCATAGTCGAGTAGTCATACGTTCTGTTCGATATGTGCACGGCGAAGCGCTCTACGCCTGCCCTAAGGCAACCGAGTTCTCGCATCGACGGCCGGAAGCGCGTATAAATATCATAGACTTCGGTTGGACGAGTGCCTCAAGGGCCGAGGGTTTGCATCCGGGAACGTCCGTGCGCCCGGAACGTTTCGGATAGGTAGTATCCGGCGAGGCGCCGCCGAGCCGAGCATCCGGGAACGACGTGGAGTGAGAGTCATGGAACTGACAAACGCTCGCAAATTGGCAGAGGAATACCTGCGCCTCGGCGGTCATCGCCGGGTGGTCATCGACGATAACCAGACCTCGGTCAGAAACTGGGAGCCAGAGCCGGCGGCGGCCGAGGCGTTCTGGAGGAAAAACGTAGAAATACTTGCGCCGGAGAGACAGCGCGAGGTGCAACTCCTGCTGCCTACGATCAATCGCGCATGAGCTAAGGGCCCGACTGATTTCGCACCCAGTGACAGCGTGTACCGCTCGAGCGGACGATTTTTTGCGCCCATGCGCGGAACAGAAAACTTCGTTTTTGAATTGTAGCCCTGTCACCGATACGCGGAATGCGGCTGGCGAAAGCGTTGAGATGAATGGACCGGATTGCCCGAGCAAGGTGTTGAGGGAGTCTCTCGACGACGAATGGTGGACTCAGCATCGTGGTGACTCTCCCATAGTCGCCACGGCCATCCATAACGGCCACGCGGTGCGCGGCGCGGTCGAACGTCTCCTTGCTCTTTCTGCCGCGGAACGGCTGCGCGAGGAGGATCCTTTCACCGAGTTCATCATCCGCGATTTCCCGAATCGGATTGTCGTTCATCGGTCGCGATTTGAGGTCGATATCAATCGCCCCCGTGGCGGTGCGATATACGTGCGGCCGGAGCAGGCCTGGGGCCTCAAGGTTTGGGCCCGCGAGCCCCCGCACGATGTGGTCGAAGCGTCGCTGGCGATGCATGACGAATATTACGCCATGCTGGAAGCGATGCTCACGGGCATTGAGCGCCGCCATGGACGCTTCGTCGTTCTGGACGTCCACAGTTACAACCACAGGCGCGACGGTCCGGAAGCGGAAGCAACGCGAGCGGAAGCGGCGCCGGAGGTCAACATCGGCACATATTCGATGGATCGCGTGAAATGGGCCCTGGTGGTGGACGCTTTCGTCGAGGCCTTGCGCTCCGTTGAATGGCAAGGACGACGGCTCGACGTACGCGAAAACATCGCATTTCAGGGCAGAGGTGAACAAACGCGATTCATCCATGAGCGCTTCCCCGACACGGGCTGTGCGATTGCCGTCGAATTCAAGAAGTTCTTCATGGACGAGTGGACGGGCGAGCCGAACATGGAGGCGCTTGCGGCACTCAGGAAGCTTGTCTCGTCAACGCTGCCGCTGCTTGTGAGCGCGCTGGGAGCGAACCGATGAAACGTTCCGCCGCGCCCTCCCCTAGGGATACCGCAGATACGCCCGAATGGCTCGCCGAGGCGCTGGCCTCCATCAAGGCCGGCAAGGCCGTGCGAAAAGACCTTCCGGACGGCGGACGGCTGCATATCGACCGCGCGCTTCCTTTTCTTTGCCTGCACATCTCCGGCGCCGAAGAAGGTCCGGTCGCCCGTGAGATCGCCCAGGCGAATGCCTCCTACCTCATTGCGCCAGATGCCAACATTGCTGTCTTGGTCATCGGGGCTGTCGGCGCGCTGCTCGAGCGGCGCCTCGGAGCATTCATAGTCCTGGAGATCGGCGAACTCGCGCGCGACGAATTGTTGACCGACGACGCACCATATCTTCCACCCTTCAAGATCGAGGTTGCGGCAAGCCCGGAGGAGCCTGCACGGATTGCCGCAACGGCATTCGCCAATGCCGCCGAGGCGACCGAAGCAAAGTTCCGCACGCCGCGTGTGGAGTTTCGCGAAGCCGATGGGCTGAATGTGCCGTTTCCCTGTCTTCGCGTGCGATTTGCACCGATCTATCGGCAACGTGAGTCCGGCAACATTTATCCGCAGCTTCGCGAACGGCTGATCGCCAGTATCTTCGATGCCGGCCTGCAAGCCTTCGCCGCGTTCGTCAGGGCCACCAAAAGCATGGACATCTCGACGCATCGGGCGCTTGGTAGAAAGGCCTTCATCGACGCCGTGGTCCGCACCGACCGCAGTATCGACGAGGTTGCGTCGACCTTCGATTTCCTGCTCGCGGTGACACCGATCAATGCCGACGCGGCATGGAGCGATTTTGCCGCGAGCGAGTACCGGCGAGCCCCGCGCTTTCTCTATCGGCCGCTGACGCTGGAGGTCGCGGCGGCAAAGAAAAAGCTCTTCTCGATCGCCTTCGACCACCTCGAAGATCCGGTGCTGTACCAGCTCTACCGCGAAAAGCAGCAGGAACTAGACCTTCAGCTGTCGTTGCTTTCGGCCCGGGAAAGCGCAAAGTTCATTGAATTCGGCCGCGCCCTCTATGGTCCCGTCGAACCGGAACTCTTGCGGGCTGCTCGGGATATTCTTGCCCGTACTGACGATGGAGACGCCAATCCAGGTCAAGGGCGCGTCGCGGAGCGCCACGCCGATTGCTATTTCGTCGAGCAACAGGCACGCGCGATGATCGCTGAGTATCGGCGGCGTTACGCCGGCTTCGACGCCACCGTCGAAGTGCGTGATGATCTTCCCTCGGGTCTCCTGGTTTCGGGCAACCGCCTGCTGATCGCACGCAGCACCGCGATGGAAGCCGAACGCGTCGAGCCGATCTTGAGCCACGAGATCGGTGTCCATCTGCTGACCTATTTCAACGGTTCGGCGCAGGGTCTGCGTCTTTTCCGGTCCGGCCTCGCCGGATACGAAGGTATGCAAGAGGGATTGGCAGTCTTTGCGGAGTACCTGACGGGCGGCATGAGCAGCGAGCGACTGCGCCTCATTGCCGCCCGCGTCGTTGCCTGCGCCGCGATGCTAGATGGCGCATCGCTGCCGGAAGCCTATCAACAGCTCGTCAAGGACCATGGGTTCTTGAAGGCTGATGCCTTCAACGTCGTCCTGCGCGTTTATCGCAGTGGGGGTCTCGCCAAGGATGCGATATACCTGCGCGGCCTTCTGCAACTCCTCTCCCATTTGGCCGCCGACGGCGCCTTGGAGCCGTTCTGGATGGGAAAGATCGCCGCTTCGCATTTTGGCGTCATGCAGGAATTGAGTGCCCGCGGACTGCTTGGTGTGCCGGCCGTGCACCCTATATTTCTTGACAATCCGGAAGCACCATCGCGCCTAGCCAAGGCACGCGCGGGAATGTCACCGCTCGACATGATCGAAAGTTAGGAGCCGGACATGCGCATCGCCTTTTTCGTCAATTCCATCGAAGGCGAGGCTACCTATTACGCCACCACCTGGCTTGCGCTCGCGGCGCTCGCCCGTGGTCACGACGTTTGCTACGTCATGCCCGGGGATTTCGTGCTGCGTTCCGACGACAGCCTGATGGTCCGGGCTACGACCTTGCATGGCCCGAAACCGAAGAAGCCGGAGACGTTGCTCAATGCGCTCAAGGACGAGCGAGCAAAGGTCAGGACGATCGACATCACAGAAATCGACGTGCTTTTTCTGCGCAACGATCCTTCGGAAGACGCCGAAAAGCGTTCTTGGGCAGCCTATGCCGGCGTGAATTTTGGCCGTCTTGCGGTCGATCGCGGCGTGATCGTCGTCAACGATCCGGCCGGCTTGGCGAGTGCCCAGAACAAGCTCTATTTGCAGGGTTTTCCGGAAGTTGTTCGCCCCACCTCGCTGATCTCCCGGAGCATCGAGGAAATCCGGGACTTCATCGATGCGCATCCTGACGGCGTGATCCTGAAGCCTTTGCAGGGATCAGGCGGCAAGAACGTTTTCAAGATCAGTTCCAAGGAAGCCAACCTCAATCAGATATTCGAAGTTGCCAGCGGCGAAGGGTACCTGATCGCCCAGACCTACCTGCCCGAAGCGACCGCCGGTGACGTCCGCCTTTTTCTCATGAACGGACGGCCATTGGAGCGCGATGGTGTTCATGCCGCGCTCCGCCGGGTGCCGGCCAAGGGCGATGTGCGCTCCAACATGCACGCCCGCGGCACGCCGGAAGCGGCAACGGTCACGCCCGAAATCCTCTCCCTGGCGGAAAAGCTCCGACCGAAACTGGTGGAAGACGGCATGTTCCTGGTGGGCCTCGACATCGTCGGCGACAAGATACTGGAGATCAATGTCTACAGTCCCGGAGCCCTCCCGGAGATCGCCGCGCTTTACGGCGTGGATTTCAGCGAGGACATCATCATCGCGCTCGAAAACAAGCTGAGCATCCGACAGCTCTATTTGGGAACATTGTCGAACCGCACGTTGGCCACGCTCTAACGACATCAAGCGCATGACGCACCGATGAATTTGGCGGGAATACGCTGGAAGATTTCAAACGTGAGTTTACAAAAGTATTATTATATGATTTTTTCTCGACAGCTGCATGGAGAGCAGCTTTCTTTGGGAGGAAATCATGAAATTTGCGAAGGCACTCGCGAGTGCAACGATTCTTGCTGCCTGCACCTTCGGCAGCGCATCGGCCGCGGAACTCGTCGTCGGCTTTTCCCAGATCGGATCTGAGTCCGGCTGGCGCGCAGCTGAAACGACGCTGACGAAGCAGCAGGCCGAGCAGCGCGGAATCGACCTTAAATTCGCCGATGCGCAGCAGAAGCAGGAAAACCAGATCAAGGCGATCCGTTCCTTCATCGCGCAAGGCGTGAACGCGATCCTTGTCGCTCCAGTAGTCGCAACTGGCTGGGATGAAGTGCTGCAGGAAGCGAAGGATGCGGAAATTCCTGTCATCCTGCTCGACCGCACCGTCGACGCATCCGACGATCTCTATTTGACGGCTGTGACCTCCGACCTCGTCCACGAAGGCAATGTCGCCGGCAAGTGGCTTGCCGACACAGTTGCCGGCAAGCCCTGCAACGTCGTCGAGCTTCAGGGCACGACCGGTTCGTCGCCGGCGATCGACCGCAAAAAGGGCTTCGAACAGGCGCTCTCCGGTCACGACAATCTGAAGATCGTCCGCAGCCAGACCGGCGACTTCACCCGCACGAAGGGCAAGGAAGTGATGGAAAGCTTCCTGAAGGCGGAAGGCGGCGGCAAGAACATCTGCGCGCTCTACGCCCACAATGACGACATGGCCGTCGGCGCGATCCAGGCCATCAAGGAAGCCGGCCTGAAGCCGGGCAAGGACATTCTCGTCGTCTCGATCGATGCCGTTCCGGACATCTTCCAGGCGATGGCCGCTGGCGAAGCCAACGCGACCGTCGAACTGACCCCGAACATGGCTGGTCCCGCCTTCGACGCCCTCGCCGCCTACCTCAAGGATGGAAAGGCGCCGGCAAAGTGGATCCAGACGGAATCGAAGCTTTATACCCAGGCCGACGATCCGATGAAGGTCTACGAAGAGAAGAAGGGCCTCGGCTACTGATCTCGCTTGCGGCCCGCCCGGCAGAACCGGTGCGGGTCGCTTCTGCCCTTCTGCAAAGAAGGCTCGACCGGAAACGAGAGTAGATGCCGCGCGGCATGTCGTTCCCGCTCCGGTCTCGACGTTCCAGAGACGGTATCCATGCAAGCCAGCAGCGACAACATTCTTTCGGCGGTCCGGATCGACAAGGGCTTTCCCGGAACCAAGGCCTTGGACAAGGTCGATTTCCATCTGCAGCGCGGCGAGGTTCACGCGCTTCTCGGAGAGAACGGCGCCGGCAAATCGACACTCATCAAATGCCTCACCGGCGCCTATCGCCGGGATGGCGGCAGCATCCTGCTCGACGGGGTTGAAGTCGACCCGCGCGACACCTTCGAGGCCCAGCGGCTCGGGATCGGGACCGTCTATCAGGAGGTGAACCTGCTGCCGAACCTCAGCGTCGCCGAGAACCTGTTTCTCGGCCGGCAACCGCGGCGTTTCGGCGTGGTCGACATCCGCGCAATGAACCGCAAGGCACGCGAACTTCTGTCGGAATACGAGCTCGAGCTCGACGTCACCCGTGCGCTCGCAAGCTATTCGGTCGCCATTCAGCAGGTCGTGGCGATTGCCCGCGCCGTCGACCTTTCGGGCAAGGTGTTGATCCTCGACGAGCCGACGGCGAGCCTCGATGCACATGAGGTCGCGATGCTCTTTCGCATCGTCCGGCGCCTCAAGGCACGCGGCCTCGGCATCATCTTCATCACCCACTTTCTCGAGCAGGTCTACGAGATTTCGGACCGCATCACGGTGCTCAGGAACGGGCGACTTGTCGGAACCCGCAACACGGCCGACCTCGATCGTCGCGATCTGATCGCGATGATGATCGGCCGCGAACTTGCGGCAGAGATTCACGCAGTCCAGGCTGCCGCTGCGGAAGGCGGCGAGCCGCGCTACCGGTTCAGGAATTACGGCCGGCGTGGACGCATCGATCCTTTCGATCTCGACGTCAGGGCGGGCGAGGTTGTCGGTATTGCCGGCCTGCTCGGTTCGGGCCGTACGGAAACGGCAGAGGTCCTCTTCGGTGCGCATCGCGCCGACAGCGGGACGGCGGAAATCGACGGCCGCCGCGTCGAACTGTCGTCGCCTCGTGCCGCCATCCGCCAGAAATTCGGCTTTTGCCCAGAGGACCGCAAGACCGCCGGCATCGTCGGTGATCTCTCTGTGCGCGAGAACATCGTTCTTGCGCTGCAGGCCAGCCGGGGCTGGACACGGCCGATCTCGCGCACGGAGCAGAACCGGCTGGCCGACCTCTATATCCGGGCACTGGATATCCGAACGGCCGACAGGGAAAAGCCGATCAAGCTGCTTTCCGGCGGCAACCAGCAGAAAGCCATCCTCGCCCGCTGGCTGGCCACGGAACCCGAATTCCTGATCCTCGACGAACCAACGCGCGGCATCGATGTCGGCGCACATGCCGAGATCGTCAGGCTGATCGAGTCGCTGCGTGAGAAAGGCATGTCACTGATCGTCATTTCATCGGAGATCGAAGAACTGGTCGCCTACAGCACACGAATCATCGTTCTTCGCGACCGCGCCCACGTCGCCGAACTCGGCGGAGAGCGCATTACGGCCCATCAGATCGTCGAGGCGATTGCCGCGACCAATGAGCGGAGGGCATCGTGACATCGATCGTCCGGATCTATCTCGCCCGTTTGCTGCCACAACTGATCGCGCTGGCGGCTATTCTCATCGCGATTTCAATGACCTTTCCCGGTTTCCTCAACCTGGAAATTCAGAATGGCCGCCTCTACGGCAGCCTGATCGACATCCTTAACCGGGGCGCTCCAGTCGTGCTGCTGGCGATCGGCATGACCGTCGTCATTGCAACCAAGGGCATCGATCTTTCCGTTGGCGCGGTCATGGCGATTTGCGGTGCCATTGCAGCGTCATCCATCACGTCCGGCCATTCGCTGTTCGAGACGATCCTGATCACGATTGCGGTCGGCATCCTTTGCGGCATATGGAACGGCATTCTCGTCGCTGTCCTCGACATTCAGCCTATCATCGCGACGCTCGTGCTGATGGTTGCCGGGCGAGGCATCGCCCAGCTCGTGACCGAGGGTGCGATTCTCACCTTCAATGATGCCGGCCTCATCTTCATCGGCAGCGGTTCCTTCGCCGGTTTACCGATGCCGGTCGTCGTCTGGCTCGTCTTCGGAGTTCTCGTCGCACTGCTCGTTAGGCAGAGCGCCCTCGGCATGCTGATCGAGGCGATCGGCATCAACCGCCAGGCAAGCACGCTGTCGGGGGTTCTCACCCCGGTGCTTCTGATTGCCGCCTATATGCTTTCCGGCCTCTGTGCCGCGATTGCCGGCATCATCGCTGCTGCCGACATCCGGGGGGCCGACGCAAACAATGCGGGGCTGTGGCTGGAGCTCGACGCCATTCTGGCGGTCGTGGTCGGCGGCACTTCCCTTCTTGGCGGCCGCTTCAGCATCGCCGCGTCGGTGCTCGGAGCGATCATCATCCAGGCGATCAATACCGGCATCCTGCTTTCCGGTTTCCCGCCGGAGTTCAACCTCATCATCAAGGCGGCAATCATCGTCTTCATTCTGGTGCTTCAGTCGCCGCGCTTCCGCACCGCCTTTGCTTTCCTTGCTGTCCCACGGCGAGCAGCCAAAACGACCGAGCAGGAGGCGAAATGAATAAGAAATATCTGCCACTTACGGCAACGATCTTAATCTTCGTCTTAAGCTATGCGCTCTGCGCTGCCCAATATCCGAACATTCTCTCCACCCGCGTTATTGGCAATCTCTTGACCGATAATGCCTTCCTCGGCGTCGCCGCCGTGGGCATGACCTTCGTCATTCTTTCGGGAGGCATCGACCTCTCGGTGGGTTCGGTCATCGCTTTCACCGGGGTGTTCCTTGCGGTTGTCCTGGAACACACCAGCATGCACCCGCTCGCGGCCTTTGCGCTGGTCCTCGCCATCACCACGCTTTTTGGCGTGCTGATGGGGATGATCATCCATTATCTCGAGATGCCGGCCTTTATCGTGACGCTGGCCGGAATGTTCCTCGCCCGCGGCATGGCCTTCGTGCTGTCGATCGATTCCATTCCGATCAAGCATCCCTTCTACGGGACGTTGAAGGGCTTCTACTACAAGCTGCCAGGCGGAGGACGGATCACTCTCATCGGCGGCCTGATGCTGCTCGTCTTCGCCGTCGGCATCCTCATCGCTCACCGGACCCGGTTCGGCACGAACGTCTATGCGCTCGGCGGCGGCACGGCGACAGCG comes from the Sinorhizobium garamanticum genome and includes:
- the yjfF gene encoding galactofuranose ABC transporter, permease protein YjfF; translation: MNKKYLPLTATILIFVLSYALCAAQYPNILSTRVIGNLLTDNAFLGVAAVGMTFVILSGGIDLSVGSVIAFTGVFLAVVLEHTSMHPLAAFALVLAITTLFGVLMGMIIHYLEMPAFIVTLAGMFLARGMAFVLSIDSIPIKHPFYGTLKGFYYKLPGGGRITLIGGLMLLVFAVGILIAHRTRFGTNVYALGGGTATAKLMGVPVASTTIKIYALSGLLAGLSGIVFSLYTSAGYSLAAVGVELDAITAVVIGGTLLTGGSGFVAGTLVGIFIQGLIQTYITFDGSLSSWWTKILIGALLFAFILLQKGIIHLSRDARQHA
- a CDS encoding ABC transporter permease; translated protein: MTSIVRIYLARLLPQLIALAAILIAISMTFPGFLNLEIQNGRLYGSLIDILNRGAPVVLLAIGMTVVIATKGIDLSVGAVMAICGAIAASSITSGHSLFETILITIAVGILCGIWNGILVAVLDIQPIIATLVLMVAGRGIAQLVTEGAILTFNDAGLIFIGSGSFAGLPMPVVVWLVFGVLVALLVRQSALGMLIEAIGINRQASTLSGVLTPVLLIAAYMLSGLCAAIAGIIAAADIRGADANNAGLWLELDAILAVVVGGTSLLGGRFSIAASVLGAIIIQAINTGILLSGFPPEFNLIIKAAIIVFILVLQSPRFRTAFAFLAVPRRAAKTTEQEAK